DNA from Salvelinus alpinus chromosome 17, SLU_Salpinus.1, whole genome shotgun sequence:
GATTATtttatatgtaaaaaaaaaacatcctaAAATTCAGATTATTCTGTCGGTCTGTTTTCTTCTAGATTGAACTGTAGGAAAAAACAGTTTAGATGTTCATTATTACCAGGGAGATGACAGGTgttttcaatttcaattttacACAAATATGTTTTATTAAGATGCTCATATTTCTGTTGGTAAATGATTGGCATTGTCACTACTGGTCTCAATGACATACAATATTACAGCGCATTCATTTAGGGTACTAAGTTCAATAATATAAACTCAATTGGCTCCAATCCCCTTGAACCGAATATACATTATTTCTAAGCCAATTGTAAAATCTAACCTCAATATAAATTTGATATTTATTAACTCCAACAGGGATTGAATTTATGTAAATAAAAATGGACTTGGAATTAATGGTTTGTGCATACATCTTCGATAAGAAGAATATTACCAACTGTTACCAACATTAAGACCTCAGTGTGTGTTATTGTTTACTAAAGTCTCATTAgtctctctgaatggcacacagttGTGATATTTAGCATGCTCCTATATTGACCCAACAGCAAATCATTTTATTGAGAAAAATTAAAACTTCAAGTGAGACTGTCCAAAAGGTAAGGTATCCTAGACTGGCAGCACATAATATTGATATGATGGTTCCTAATCTGAATAGATTCTCTCAATAGCCTATATCTGGGTTTGTAGCCATGGTAGACCATCAGCACTACCAGGTGGCCAGAGGATGTATATGCATTTAAGTGACAACTGCTGAAATAACAAATTATCTTTGTTCATACCCTCTATAGGAGACATGTTATTCTCACTTTAAGTAGCAAGAGACACTGTATTAAACCGGACAACCTCCAAACATCAACTTAGTCTCAGACAGTTTATTAGAAATACGTAAACAAAAATTCCCACTGCATTTAACAAACTGAAATTTATTTAACCTGATCTGCAAAAAAAAATTTGCCGAAACATAGTAGTGCATTTTCTTTAACACTTGCAAATTAAATTAGGTAACTTATTgacaagttatatttttgttatgTTTATTTTTGTTATCTGCTCCTACACTTTTGTTTGATACAAAATGTCCAACGACCACTGCATTGAAATAAACTACCGGTATAACCTTTGAAAATGTTCTGTATTTACACTGATATATACTAAAGAAAAAACATCCTCGCAAAATGCGATTGCAAGGAAAGGTTGTATCATTCATGTTATACTGTAAAATATGTTTAACATGCATATTCATTTAAATCTCAATATTTAAAATCAATGAATGAACTATTACCTGTAATATTTGCACGTTAATGTACACTGGGAAAATATTTGCTTTGAGTTAAAACAATAGACACATTAACAAAAATCTAAATCAAACTGAAACAAAATGAACAGTATGAACAATAAAATgggacattttatttaaaaaaaagaaaagaaactaCTTTATTGAAAATAGGCGGTTGTTTTGAAacctgtttttccccctcatttacAATTCACAAATATGTCTAAATTCAATACGTAACCTCACAGACAATATTAAATAAAAAAGGGAGAGGTGGGGTGTAACTAAGATATTATCCCATCAGAGCAGGGCCACATTCAGCAGGCAAACATTGtcaaacgttgcagatagaaatagcATGAATAGAACCGACATGATTCCTTAATTCTACATGTCAGAGGCGTGTTTGATCTACATTACGTATTTCAATCTGAATGTTCCACAACGTGGCCCTTGGTTAAGTTAAAGGACGATATAACTAAACCCCACAACAACACATCATGGAAACAACTGACTTTTCCATGCAGAATTAGAACAGCACCACACTAGGACAGTGGCTGAAGAATGCTCTGGTGTCATGTTACGACAAACAGTCTTTCGTCAGTGAGTTTCCTGTGATGTGTTTGGAAAACTGGTGATGTTTCCTCCTTTCAAATATGGCTACCAATAACTCATCTCTAATCTTTCTCTTCAACCGACGTTTGGAGGCTTTACTTCCTTGTTGTCATCGGTTACAAAACTTCCTTTATGCTCCCATTACTCCAAGTCTGGTATCTCTGAAAAGTTAGAAGACTTAAGGTAAAAAGTTATTCTACCAATTCCACAACATCGCTCATGTGTGGATGGTATGAGGATTTTCAAGAAACTTAAAATGAAATGTACTATGAAAATGCTCAAGAATGTCTGCTTCCTACAGTCTTTGGTCATGTGCTAAAATGTTATCAAAACTTACTTTCATCATCACTGTCGTgctgtaaataaaataaattgacgATTAGTGTCAAATTTACTCGAAATGGCAAAACATAAAAGCAAGTAGATATCCTTTTCCTTACATCATCGTATACAGTAACGTTACATGTTTGCAATTCCTTTGATATTTGCTGTAAGGTTAATTtggagataaaaaataaatagaaacaCAAACCTCTTTTAGACCTTCCATACCCAGATCTGGCATACCGTCTTCTCCTCCCATCGTGTTCATCATCTGAAAAAAAGAGACAACAATCACTGTTTggacatataaaaaaaaaaaactacaatgattgaacatttaaaaacaatacaCACTGTGTGCAACATGACATGATTGCTTTGCTTGCCTCTGAAAACTTGTCAAAACTGGACAGATCCTCATCAGAATCATCTTCCCAGTCTTTCCAGTTGTTGAAGTCAACACCCAGCCATTGAAACTGTGGAAAACAAAAAAGACATCCCAAATCAACATTTTAACCAACATTTAAGACAAAATGCCCCTCTTATGTGATCTTAGTCTCAGAGTAGGATTGCTGATCAGTTTGACCTTTTTGATGAATAAGATACATGAACATGAGGGATGTAATCCTAGatgagcactcctactctgagacactttctGAAGATGAGCccagaaatacaaaacagaagAGGGAATGTAGAAtattgtaccaaaacatttctgaccTTTGCCTTGTCCTTCGTTAACCGTGGCCATGCAATACCTGCCTTTGCTTTCTttagacaacacaacacagacctGTCTGTACGTTTGTGCTTGGACTCCTacaaggagaagaagagagatgcTCATAATATATTACAAGTAATTTTGTATGAGGGATCATCTTTTTCATCCTATTTAACATCCAGGTCATTGCAGTTGGTGATTCAGCAGctaaatgaaaaaataaaataataatacttACATTGGGGTCAATTGAGTCAAATAGGTCCAATTCATTTTGGTGTTTGAGGTTTTCAATCCCGCCAACAcaactgaaaagacagaacagagtaaaatacagtgacttcagaaagtattcataccccttgatttatttcacattttgttgcgttacagtctgaattaaaaatggattaaatatatatatattattgtttttcatccatctacacaaaataccccataatgacaaagtgaaaacaaatgtattgataattaaatacagaaatctaatttacagaactattcacacccctgagtcaaaactttgtagaagtacctttggtagcaattacagctatgtctttctgggtaaatatctaagagctttccacacctggattgtcaaacattttcccattattcttttcaaaaaaaTGTAAGCTCTgtgaaattggttgttgatcattgctagacaaccattttcaggtcttgccagaTTTTCAAGTCAAAACTATAACTCAGCCAGGAACATTTACtgccttcttggtaagcaactccagtgtagatttagccttgtgatttaggttattgtccagtgtctggtagaaagcagactgaaccaggttttccactACGATTTTGCTTGTGTTTAGCTCCATTCAGTTTAATttatatcctgaaaaactcccaagtccttaacgattacaagcatacccataacatactgcagccaccactatgattgaaaatatggaaagtggtactcagtaaatgtgttgtatttgccccaaacataacactttgtattcaggtcaAAAGATGATTtgatttgccacatttttgcagtattacttttggtgccttgttgcaaacaggatgcatgttttggaatatttgtattctgtacaggcttccttctttgcCCTctatcatttaggttagtattgtggagtaactacaatgttgttgatccatcctcagttctctcttaTCACAGCGATTAAAGTctgactgttttaaagtcaccattggcttcatgggttagggcggtttccttcctctccagcaacggAGATAGgcaggacgcctgtatctttgtagtgactgggtgtattgatacactatcaaagtgtaattaataacttcatcatgctcaaagggatagtcaatgtcaagggttgtgaatactttctgaaggcactgtagatgaaCGGTTTGCTCATTCAGACAGTAAGGGCCGATAAAATTCATCTTATTCCTGGACTAAAAGGAAAATACatatgctttttagtccaggcaGGATTAGGTtaaatctgtgtccgggaaactgcTTCTGCAAGTGCAATAGGCGTAATTTATGGACAGCTCACAATTTACCCTAACATCAGTGTCAATTAAACTGCAGTGTGTCCCGGGTCATGGTGAAGCAGCTTACCGAAAATCAAGTTTTGATTTTTCAAACTTTACTTGAAGATCTTTGCTGTCTTCTACCAGGAACTCAATGAACACGGAGTCCCTTCTGTCAAACCACTTTGCTGTTGCTGGCTGCCTATTGGACaatagagaagagagaagactTATTAGTCCAATACAAAGCAACGGCCAATGTCTTCTAGGTTCTGTTCATAAAATCCAAACATAAATATTTGGGAAATTGCAACCCCATCATTAGGAAATAGGGATGGAAAACAATGAAGGGATAAAATCCTTTCATTTTGGATGCAAAACTGAATAATTTGCTGTTTAGAAAGCAGTCTCCAGGTCTGTTGCATGCATCATCAGGTGAAACAGAAAAAGCATACACGTTTGCTTTAAGCATTGACTAACTAATTAAGATAATATTGTTTGGTTACATTCAATACATCAGGAACATTCATCATCAGGTGGCCAAGCTAGTCTAGCTCCTCCACCCATTCAACCTTATCCAAGGTTATACTTGGTCAGGTGGCTAATTGTCACTGGTCTCTGCCCTTATTTCAGTGGTTTTGCTGTCATTTCCTAATGGTTATTCTTGGCTAACCAGATCCAACACTCTTCCATATATTAATTCATGCGCTAGCTAGCTGACAGGTCACATAGAATGTCACTCCAATTTGCAAGCCAGTAACGTTTGCTAGGCTAGTCTATTTGCAAGGAAATAGCTAGCCCACGTGAATAAAGGACTATCTGCTCATGTAACCGTTTTGGAGAACTAAAGCCCAGCCTTGTATTATTGATAATATCTCATTACGGCTCATATGAGACTTTTCCTGGAGTGTAGAGCTGACAATTCGACTAGTGTGAACTGACAAGCGCTCCATTCATTCCCACTAATCGTATCCCATGTGCATGGAGGCAGCATGTaggcctaacgttagctagctacggtTAGCTAAAGCTATAGAGTTGCAGTTTATGTCCCGTGGACAAAATGTACTTTTATTGCAGAGTtgctatacatatacatacatgtcGGAGCATTCCAGACAagtaacgttggctagctaacatAGCTAAGCTATGAGTAACAAAACTTGAAGCTAGCAATGGCTAAATTGCTAGCAAGCTACCCTGCATTTGCAAGGGAGGCCATCGCTTTGAACGCTAGCTCTCTCATCCGACCCTCCATCCCACACTTACATCTCTTGCTATCTAGTTCTTTCCGCTCCAGAAAGGCAGTATTCGTCACAATGTGCTGTTGGATATTGAGTTCAATCGGTAGCTAAATATGACAGGGCACAATGTTTCCTCGTTCTCGTGCGCAATGACGTATCTCTCGTATTCGCTGGTTTCACTATCACCGTCTGGAGACCTTTCTGGATCATTCTCTCATGCCGGGGGAAGTTTCTTGCACGCGCTTTACCTGAAGCCTAGGTTGAACGCCGTTACCgtggcaaaacacacacacacacgatctgtAACATCATTTCAACTATTTCACCTGTATAACGCAGGTGTGTATGAACAGGTGTTACGTGTGTaaacaatatttaaaaaatacatgtgATTTTTGTATTTAATTACCAATAAATGGGAAACATAAATACACAGtgtaaacactaaacagaaacaaAATATTCCATCTCCTTATTCAACAACTTTATTTCTAGCCTTGAAATTAATTTAGACAACGTCTATTAAAAGGTTGGACTGGACCTGATCCTCATGGTTGTTTGGTGTTTACATGGTCAGCTCCTGCAAAGAAGAATTCAAAAGGTTTTTGCATCTTAGGAGATTCCAACatggaatagaacagaatagaatctAGAACTGTAATGTCCAGATGTGCCTGTAATCACCTTACAACATAGAAATCAAAGAAACACGTAAATTACACATGATCTTACATTAACAACAGATTGACAACCAATTAAATATTATTACCATGATGGCATTGATGATGTCATTGTTGTTATTGAGCGCTCGTATAGCCTTCAGTCGAGACACATTGGCTTGTGACATCACCAGTTCAATGTCCTTCACGGCAGTCTCATCAACCTGCAAAGCATGATGGAACACAGTAGTGAATCAGGAACTGCTTATACTGTTAGAGCATAATGAGGAAGTAAAAACTGCTGACGTCATAAACAATGTTTTATGATAAAAGTTAAGTAAACGCCAGAGGATGTAGGTTGGAACAAGCCTGGTTCAAGATCtgacagaacagcacaaacagatACGGGGCCACGCTAAGTTCGacccttcacctcttcctctttgCTCTCCTCTTGTATACTGTGGGCTTCTGTGTGTTCTCCTGGATGATGGACGttctgtcttctccctggaccttgAACTTCTCTGCTGCTGCCAGCTGAGCTTGTTGGGACAACTCCTCAATCTGGAAGAAAAGGAAATCCACTCTCAGAAAACAGAATTGCAAGAATATCTCTAATTCATAAAGAACTTAACATAAATACTTTAATAAATAAATTGCTTATGGCATTTATAGCAATTTTATAAGGTATTTGTAAACTATTTGAAAGTAATCACGTCCGATCTGAAATGAGAAGCCACACTTTTTCAGATCCAACCAAGATGCAATGGATAAATGATTATCCTCGCGTTTCTGATTACTACTTAAACCTTGTGTGGTtacattttcaatgtttactaaaataaaaatgatacaattaatattttttttaacctgagactcattggccttggctcattttctgtgaCGAACATGTAAAAGATcacattttcattgagtgcacaccccccctacacatttatattacatatgtggttaTCCAAGTGTAATAAAAGTGTGCAAAGGTGGGTGTGTAGgggaaaacaaaataaaaatgaaacaaaaaggtTTGCTCTGTGACTTCACgcttgtcttcctcctccctgggcctgctgtttcaacatagcaccaagaacctgtctgtctgtctccctgcccgtCGGCCTGTCTCCAACTTTTCTCgcactctttaccctttgtagtgtgtgaaactacacaaatcaaatcaaatgtatttataaagcccttcttacatcagctgatatctcaaagtgctgtacagaaacccagcctaaaaccccaaacagcaagcaatgcaggtgtagaagcacaatcTCTTGTGGGAAtctgcacaatgttattacaatacattatttcgatACATTGTGAAAAATTCTGTATTTTCCCACACTCTACCCCAGCCGGTACAAATtgggacacaacaaataaatagctttgcatgtgtggctccATACCACAATCAATCAGTACGGCAAAAATAATCTCTTCGAAATAatttttgcagagagagaagctagtgttTTCCaaatatgaggatcatgtctctgtcaattcggagtctgacagtgagttggaagaagaggagaagattgACCCTcagtcagccccaggaccagcccatcagcagactgttatgctggtgaatgaggacccaaaagcgacttaatagaaacagagtctttattccagtcttaaacaaaaaacgatactcct
Protein-coding regions in this window:
- the LOC139542171 gene encoding prostaglandin E synthase 3-like isoform X1 produces the protein MRIRQPATAKWFDRRDSVFIEFLVEDSKDLQVKFEKSKLDFRCVGGIENLKHQNELDLFDSIDPNESKHKRTDRSVLCCLKKAKAGIAWPRLTKDKAKFQWLGVDFNNWKDWEDDSDEDLSSFDKFSEMMNTMGGEDGMPDLGMEGLKEHDSDDEKIPDLE
- the LOC139542171 gene encoding prostaglandin E synthase 3-like isoform X2: MQPATAKWFDRRDSVFIEFLVEDSKDLQVKFEKSKLDFRCVGGIENLKHQNELDLFDSIDPNESKHKRTDRSVLCCLKKAKAGIAWPRLTKDKAKFQWLGVDFNNWKDWEDDSDEDLSSFDKFSEMMNTMGGEDGMPDLGMEGLKEHDSDDEKIPDLE